The Candidatus Eisenbacteria bacterium genome includes a region encoding these proteins:
- a CDS encoding SpoIIE family protein phosphatase, with translation MDRGLANRLLTWLMLPATVALVVSALTLSRHAYTGLSLQGERVAAVEPGSPGARAGLRSGDSVFPAPGAPPLSLLDADPLRGASPGVPLALRRERGGDLARVWLAPEPLPDGERRYRAFLLAIASVFVLLAGWVWSERRDHLTRVFLLLGLAFAAMLAPAPWLPSGGWQVVYDLSVLAAQIYVAILFLHFFALFPNPAPRPRARAFVRAGYVLATALLLSLIAVVAETEWGAGRWRGALVALEDAHVALFTAGMLGGLVLFATSFARTRDPDARRRLRVAFFGTVLGAAPFAAIIAWRNLAPGSALPGDRLVVASTLFVPASFAWAISIHRLFDFRVALRAVVTLAIVAALGFATYAAGEWMAASWWPALGRDVSGVSLACFVLVAALAGPTRTRFAALGVRVVPIAGEVSLAAWAPAAAAARAEGPGAMLQEACESIRQALRLDGCGALAVEGRELRVAALSGAGVEAQGLPQALGPGLLEAMSRQAGACALSDSGLAATDREALESAGVRWTLAIPGAPVAAVLLLGRRVAGAWLDRAEARDLERLAHHLGVALENSELRREARHHASVARELREARHVQAHRLPRRTPVYPTLDCAAVTLAMESVGGDYYDFVETGARDFVLAVGDAAGHGVPAALVLAGVQSRFRDLARGLQPPGELLEALNRDLLAHEQPDRFMGLLCARVEVSRAVVRFANAGLTPPLVRRAATGRTQELRESGLLLGVGQGASYPTVPVELDAGDVLLFYTDGLTEASRGGRLFGPEGVQAVLDRHAHRRAPDLVEELLAAVRAWADEPLDDLTLVVLKQVSRPAARSRPGHSTLNSVLEAADTTR, from the coding sequence ATGGATCGTGGGCTGGCCAATCGCCTGCTGACGTGGCTGATGCTTCCCGCCACCGTGGCCCTCGTGGTCTCGGCCCTGACGCTCTCCCGTCACGCCTACACGGGCCTTTCCCTGCAGGGCGAGCGGGTGGCCGCGGTCGAGCCCGGCAGCCCGGGGGCTCGCGCCGGACTGCGGAGCGGGGACAGCGTCTTCCCGGCGCCGGGCGCGCCGCCGCTCAGCCTGCTGGACGCCGACCCCCTGCGTGGCGCCTCGCCGGGGGTCCCGCTGGCGCTCCGGCGCGAGCGCGGCGGCGACCTCGCGCGGGTGTGGCTCGCGCCCGAGCCTTTGCCCGACGGTGAGCGACGCTACCGGGCTTTTCTGCTCGCCATCGCCTCCGTGTTCGTGCTGCTCGCCGGCTGGGTCTGGAGCGAGCGGCGCGACCACCTGACGCGGGTCTTCCTGCTCCTCGGGCTGGCGTTCGCGGCGATGCTCGCGCCCGCGCCATGGCTTCCGTCCGGCGGTTGGCAGGTGGTCTACGACCTCAGCGTCCTCGCGGCGCAGATCTACGTCGCGATCCTGTTCCTGCATTTCTTCGCGCTGTTCCCGAATCCCGCGCCGCGACCGCGCGCCCGCGCGTTCGTGCGCGCGGGTTACGTGCTGGCGACCGCGCTGCTGCTTTCGCTCATCGCGGTGGTCGCCGAGACCGAGTGGGGCGCCGGCCGGTGGCGCGGAGCGCTCGTCGCGCTCGAGGACGCGCACGTGGCGCTGTTCACCGCGGGCATGCTCGGCGGGCTGGTGCTGTTCGCGACCTCGTTCGCCCGCACCCGGGATCCGGACGCGCGGCGACGGCTGCGCGTCGCGTTCTTCGGCACGGTGCTCGGCGCCGCGCCCTTCGCCGCGATCATCGCCTGGCGAAACCTCGCCCCCGGCTCGGCGCTGCCGGGGGACCGGCTGGTCGTCGCCTCGACACTCTTCGTTCCGGCCTCGTTCGCGTGGGCGATCTCGATCCATCGCCTGTTCGACTTCCGGGTCGCGCTGCGCGCGGTGGTCACGCTCGCGATCGTCGCGGCGCTCGGGTTCGCGACCTACGCCGCGGGCGAATGGATGGCGGCGTCCTGGTGGCCGGCGCTCGGCCGCGACGTCTCGGGTGTGTCGCTCGCCTGCTTCGTCCTCGTCGCGGCGCTCGCGGGTCCCACGCGCACACGCTTCGCGGCCCTCGGCGTGCGGGTCGTGCCGATCGCCGGCGAGGTCTCGCTCGCGGCCTGGGCGCCGGCCGCGGCGGCGGCGCGCGCCGAGGGCCCCGGGGCGATGCTGCAGGAGGCCTGCGAGAGCATCCGCCAGGCGCTGCGACTCGACGGTTGCGGCGCGCTCGCGGTCGAGGGCCGGGAGTTGCGCGTGGCGGCGCTCTCGGGAGCGGGCGTGGAGGCACAGGGCCTGCCCCAGGCACTCGGACCCGGCCTGCTCGAGGCGATGTCCCGGCAGGCCGGCGCGTGCGCGCTGAGCGATTCCGGGCTGGCGGCGACGGACCGCGAGGCGCTGGAGTCGGCGGGGGTGCGCTGGACGCTCGCGATCCCCGGCGCGCCGGTCGCGGCCGTGCTGTTGCTGGGCCGCCGCGTCGCGGGTGCGTGGCTCGATCGCGCCGAGGCGCGCGACCTCGAGCGCCTCGCCCATCACCTCGGCGTGGCGCTCGAGAACTCGGAGCTGCGGCGGGAGGCGCGCCATCACGCGTCGGTGGCGCGCGAACTGCGCGAGGCCCGGCACGTGCAGGCGCACCGACTGCCCCGGCGGACTCCGGTCTACCCGACGCTCGACTGCGCGGCGGTGACGCTGGCCATGGAGTCCGTGGGCGGCGACTACTACGACTTCGTCGAGACCGGAGCGCGCGACTTCGTCCTCGCGGTCGGCGACGCCGCCGGGCATGGGGTCCCCGCGGCCCTGGTGCTCGCGGGGGTGCAGTCGCGTTTTCGTGACCTCGCGCGCGGGCTGCAGCCGCCGGGAGAGTTGCTCGAGGCGCTCAACCGCGACCTGCTCGCGCACGAGCAGCCGGACCGCTTCATGGGGCTGCTGTGCGCGCGCGTGGAGGTGAGCCGCGCGGTCGTGCGCTTCGCCAACGCCGGCCTGACGCCGCCGCTGGTGCGGCGCGCGGCCACGGGGCGGACCCAGGAGCTGCGCGAGAGCGGGCTGCTGCTCGGCGTGGGGCAGGGCGCCTCCTACCCGACCGTCCCGGTCGAACTGGACGCCGGCGACGTGCTGTTGTTCTACACCGACGGCCTCACGGAGGCCTCGCGCGGCGGCCGGCTGTTCGGCCCCGAAGGCGTTCAGGCGGTCCTCGACCGACACGCTCATCGGCGCGCCCCGGACCTGGTCGAGGAGCTGCTCGCGGCCGTCCGTGCGTGGGCCGACGAGCCCCTGGACGACCTGACCCTGGTGGTCCTCAAGCAGGTTTCCCGGCCCGCCGCCCGGAGTCGGCCCGGCCACTCCACCCTCAACTCCGTCCTCGAGGCTGCCGATACGACGCGGTGA